The following proteins come from a genomic window of Scomber japonicus isolate fScoJap1 chromosome 4, fScoJap1.pri, whole genome shotgun sequence:
- the tardbpa gene encoding TAR DNA binding protein, like isoform X1, producing the protein MSELYIRVAEDESEEPMEIPSEDDGTVLLSSVAAQFPGACGLRYRNPESQCMRGVRLVEGVLHAPESDWGNLVYVVNYPKDNKRKMDEIDAASAVKIKRGFQKTSDLIVLGLPWKTTEQDLKDYFTTFGEVIMVQVKRDAKTGNSKGFGFVRFTEYETQTKVIAQRHMIDGRWCDCKLPNSKACPDEPMRSRKIFVGRCTEDMTTDELRQYFMQYGEVTDVFIPKPFRAFAFVTFADDQVAQALCGEDLIIKGVSVHISNAEPKHNNSRQMMDRGRFGAGGFSQGYGSNRGGLGSGSSGVNFGALGLNPAMVAAAQAALQSSWGMMGMLANQQGLTTTAGTATTTRDQTYSSTSASYSSPSSASLGWAAGTNTPSNSGFSSGFGTSMESKSSSWGM; encoded by the exons ATGTCGGAGTTATATATTCGGGTGGCGGAGGATGAGAGCGAGGAGCCGATGGAGATCCCCTCAGAAGACGACGGCACTGTTTTGTTGTCGTCTGTGGCGGCACAGTTTCCAGGGGCGTGCGGGCTGCGGTACAGGAACCCAGAGTCCCAGTGCATGCGGGGAGTCCGGCTGGTGGAGGGGGTCCTGCATGCACCCGAGAGCGACTGGGGAAACCTGGTCTACGTCGTCAATTACCCCAAAG ATAACAAAAGGAAGATGGATGAAATAGATGCTGCCTCAGCTGTGAAAATCAAAAGGGGCTTTCAGAAGACATCAGATCTCATTGTCCTCGGGCTGCCATGGAAAACAACAGAACAAGATCTGAAAGATTATTTCACTACCTTTGGCGAAGTCATCATGGTGCAG GTCAAGAGAGATGCAAAAACAGGCAACTCAAAAGGATTTGGGTTTGTCCGCTTCACTGAGTATGAAACACAAACCAAAGTGATCGCTCAGAGACACATGATTGATGGACGATGGTGTGACTGCAAACTTCCCAACTCAAAG GCATGTCCGGATGAACCCATGCGCAGCCGTAAAATCTTTGTTGGCCGCTGTACAGAGGACATGACCACTGATGAACTGAGGCAGTACTTCATGCAATATGGTGAAGTCACTGATGTCTTCATCCCCAAACCTTTCCGGGCATTTGCATTTGTCACATTCGCTGATGACCAG GTTGCTCAAGCCCTGTGTGGAGAGGACTTGATCATCAAGGGAGTCAGCGTGCACATCTCCAATGCCGAGCCCAAACACAATAATAGTAGGCAAATGATGGATCGCGGGCGGTTCGGGGCTGGTGGGTTCAGTCAGGGCTATGGCAGTAATCGTGGTGGGCTAGGCAGTGGTAGCAGTGGGGTTAACTTTGGGGCTCTTGGTCTTAACCCAGCAATGGTGGCGGCTGCCCAGGCAGCGCTGCAGAGCAGTTGGGGAATGATGGGCATGCTGGCTAACCAGCAGGGTCTGACCACAACGGCAGGCACAGCCACAACAACCCGAGACCAGACCTATAGCTCTACCAGCGCCAGTTACAGCAGCCCCAGCTCAGCTAGCCTCGGTTGGGCTGCAGGCACTAACACCCCCTCCAACAGTGGCTTCAGCTCTGGCTTTGGCACCTCTATGGAGTCTAAGTCTTCTAGTTGGGGAATGTAG
- the tardbpa gene encoding TAR DNA binding protein, like isoform X2, whose translation MSELYIRVAEDESEEPMEIPSEDDGTVLLSSVAAQFPGACGLRYRNPESQCMRGVRLVEGVLHAPESDWGNLVYVVNYPKDNKRKMDEIDAASAVKIKRGFQKTSDLIVLGLPWKTTEQDLKDYFTTFGEVIMVQVKRDAKTGNSKGFGFVRFTEYETQTKVIAQRHMIDGRWCDCKLPNSKACPDEPMRSRKIFVGRCTEDMTTDELRQYFMQYGEVTDVFIPKPFRAFAFVTFADDQVAQALCGEDLIIKGVSVHISNAEPKHNNSRQMMDRGRFGAVHQLFPNFPGGSASLAAMFDRSQYQFPSSHV comes from the exons ATGTCGGAGTTATATATTCGGGTGGCGGAGGATGAGAGCGAGGAGCCGATGGAGATCCCCTCAGAAGACGACGGCACTGTTTTGTTGTCGTCTGTGGCGGCACAGTTTCCAGGGGCGTGCGGGCTGCGGTACAGGAACCCAGAGTCCCAGTGCATGCGGGGAGTCCGGCTGGTGGAGGGGGTCCTGCATGCACCCGAGAGCGACTGGGGAAACCTGGTCTACGTCGTCAATTACCCCAAAG ATAACAAAAGGAAGATGGATGAAATAGATGCTGCCTCAGCTGTGAAAATCAAAAGGGGCTTTCAGAAGACATCAGATCTCATTGTCCTCGGGCTGCCATGGAAAACAACAGAACAAGATCTGAAAGATTATTTCACTACCTTTGGCGAAGTCATCATGGTGCAG GTCAAGAGAGATGCAAAAACAGGCAACTCAAAAGGATTTGGGTTTGTCCGCTTCACTGAGTATGAAACACAAACCAAAGTGATCGCTCAGAGACACATGATTGATGGACGATGGTGTGACTGCAAACTTCCCAACTCAAAG GCATGTCCGGATGAACCCATGCGCAGCCGTAAAATCTTTGTTGGCCGCTGTACAGAGGACATGACCACTGATGAACTGAGGCAGTACTTCATGCAATATGGTGAAGTCACTGATGTCTTCATCCCCAAACCTTTCCGGGCATTTGCATTTGTCACATTCGCTGATGACCAG GTTGCTCAAGCCCTGTGTGGAGAGGACTTGATCATCAAGGGAGTCAGCGTGCACATCTCCAATGCCGAGCCCAAACACAATAATAGTAGGCAAATGATGGATCGCGGGCGGTTCGGGGCTG TTCACCAACTCTTTCCCAATTTCCCGGGAGGAAGCGCCTCATTGGCAGCAATGTTCGACCGATCTCAGTATCAATTCCCCTCCTCCCATGTGTAA